Proteins from a single region of Flavobacterium sp. YJ01:
- a CDS encoding TonB-dependent receptor, with translation MLAQLGQNDNLGQINRYLLRNSLTTQYDLSINGGNEKSTYYLSLGYNKDQAAMQGNDSKSYNITLNNSFQLKSFLKLNTGINYVPTTYQTNTVANEALSNVSATALRPYDMIADANGNGIDRYYLFRPEISKGFEAKGYLPWSYNFLDELNYSNVITKGANIRLNASLTATVTNWLNFEASGMYTSITNKTKSLSELDSYYSRNMINQATSVNTAGKLVYGIPLGSYLYNTNTNNDNQSMRFQMNINKNFNENNSLHFLAGTEVREERREGSSQRYYGYNIDTNSGQSVNPTVYYNTVYGWQSMIGTSDNSISKSRSRYLSYYGLGSYDFMNRYHVSGSIRFDDANIIGASRKNRALPLWSAGGKWDINKEFFLRDVNWLSNLAFRITYGKGGSSPSGGFGSQSPVISIGSVDFNTQLPTASISIPENPEIKWETTTTLNYGLDYGFFNNRLRGSVDFYYKKTEDILANLPFNPTYGWSYVNYNTATLKGHGVDASLSGIVINAAFKWNSSINFSYNTNEVTDSRYVLNSTNQYFGSSPMVGTSIGTIYAYKWAGLDATGQSQVYKKDGTIVTSNQGIASIDKDDLKKMGTSFAPYFGGFMNDFSFKNFRLGVQMTYYAGHVFRNTVLQNYPSYSGVQYGAVAKDELVAQRWRQAGDEATTNVPGLTNISYNSLNRYQYADINVLPADNIRLQQVSLGYNVPSEWLQKTFIKSLSFNFAARNLGLLWVKNDLGIDPQYLSNGNYNTLAPQRNYTLQFNFSF, from the coding sequence TTGTTGGCACAACTTGGACAAAATGATAATTTAGGACAGATAAACAGATATTTACTTAGAAATTCACTTACAACCCAATATGATTTATCTATAAATGGCGGTAACGAAAAAAGCACATATTATTTGTCTCTAGGATATAATAAGGATCAAGCTGCAATGCAAGGAAATGACTCTAAATCTTATAACATTACATTAAACAACTCTTTTCAGCTTAAAAGCTTCTTAAAGTTAAATACAGGAATTAATTACGTACCAACAACGTATCAAACTAATACAGTTGCAAACGAAGCGCTGTCTAATGTATCGGCTACGGCTTTACGTCCTTACGATATGATTGCTGATGCAAACGGAAACGGAATTGATCGTTATTACCTTTTTAGACCAGAAATTTCAAAAGGATTTGAAGCAAAAGGATATTTGCCTTGGTCTTACAATTTTTTAGATGAACTAAATTATTCTAATGTAATAACAAAAGGTGCCAACATCAGATTAAATGCAAGTTTAACAGCAACAGTTACAAATTGGTTAAATTTTGAAGCATCTGGAATGTATACTTCTATCACAAACAAAACCAAATCGTTAAGCGAGTTAGATAGTTATTATTCTCGAAATATGATTAATCAGGCAACATCTGTTAATACAGCTGGAAAACTAGTTTATGGTATACCGTTGGGATCTTATTTATATAATACGAACACTAACAATGATAACCAGAGTATGCGTTTTCAAATGAATATCAATAAGAATTTTAACGAAAACAATAGTTTACATTTCTTAGCTGGTACAGAAGTTAGAGAAGAACGCAGAGAAGGTTCCAGTCAAAGATACTACGGATATAATATTGACACCAATTCTGGACAATCTGTAAACCCAACAGTTTATTACAATACGGTTTACGGATGGCAAAGTATGATTGGAACTTCTGATAATAGCATCAGTAAATCAAGAAGCCGTTATTTATCTTACTACGGATTGGGTTCTTATGATTTTATGAACCGTTATCATGTTTCAGGAAGTATTCGTTTTGATGATGCAAACATAATTGGAGCTTCTAGAAAAAATAGAGCATTGCCACTTTGGTCTGCAGGAGGTAAATGGGATATTAATAAAGAATTTTTCTTAAGAGATGTAAACTGGCTGAGCAATTTAGCTTTTAGAATTACTTATGGTAAAGGCGGAAGTTCTCCAAGCGGCGGATTTGGAAGCCAAAGTCCTGTAATTAGTATCGGAAGTGTAGATTTTAATACGCAATTGCCAACAGCTTCTATCTCGATACCAGAAAATCCTGAAATTAAATGGGAAACAACAACAACGTTAAATTACGGTTTAGATTACGGTTTCTTCAATAATCGTTTAAGAGGAAGTGTTGATTTCTATTATAAAAAAACTGAAGATATTTTAGCAAATCTTCCTTTCAATCCAACTTACGGATGGTCTTATGTAAATTATAATACAGCAACTCTAAAAGGACACGGCGTAGATGCATCTCTTTCGGGAATTGTAATAAATGCGGCTTTTAAATGGAACAGCAGTATAAATTTCTCTTATAATACCAATGAAGTTACAGATTCTCGTTATGTATTAAACAGCACTAATCAGTATTTTGGTTCATCACCAATGGTTGGAACAAGTATCGGAACAATCTATGCTTACAAATGGGCTGGTTTAGATGCAACCGGACAATCTCAAGTTTATAAAAAAGACGGCACAATTGTAACTTCCAATCAAGGTATTGCATCAATTGATAAAGACGACCTAAAAAAAATGGGAACTTCATTTGCTCCTTATTTTGGAGGATTTATGAATGATTTCTCTTTTAAAAATTTCAGATTAGGAGTACAGATGACTTATTACGCTGGACACGTATTTAGAAATACAGTATTACAAAATTATCCTTCTTATTCTGGAGTACAATATGGAGCTGTTGCTAAAGATGAACTGGTTGCACAAAGATGGAGACAAGCTGGAGACGAAGCTACTACAAATGTACCTGGTTTAACAAATATCAGCTACAACAGCTTAAACCGTTATCAATATGCTGATATTAACGTACTTCCAGCAGACAATATCAGATTGCAGCAGGTTTCATTAGGATATAATGTACCATCAGAATGGTTACAAAAAACATTTATTAAGTCGTTAAGTTTCAATTTTGCGGCTAGAAATTTAGGATTATTATGGGTTAAAAATGATTTAGGAATCGATCCACAATACCTTTCAAACGGTAACTATAATACGCTTGCGCCACAACGCAACTATACATTACAGTTTAATTTCAGTTTTTAA
- a CDS encoding TonB-dependent receptor plug domain-containing protein encodes MNKKHNSEKYFSGRYHYYLYLLLMRSVTAFIWISMCSLYANPSLGQNKIHVRFKNTPLTEVFSTLEKQTNYVFFYNDDVLKSANTITLDKDATIEEILNNALKSNNLTFDIIDKQVVVKRNKKKAEQLEYDLTGKVNDKKGNPLIGVNVILKGKQSWDITRKEGEYRMRVSPYDTIVFSSLGFKTVTVAVNNKRVIDATLVPDVMELHSVEIPVSNGYTEIPKERVTGAIGVMTAKELAEVPTVDIQSRLEGKMAGVNVDPRTGSISVRGTNNFSGTGSPLIVIDGFPQSREDFAFSKRGVPGSSILSFLNPDDVESITVLKDAAASSIWGSMAANGVIVITTKKGKKGEPTINFNTTTSVGEKIDLEKLRVMNTAQYIDYEKDLVNGGFVADNISNWQALNPSAAQDKKEVKSLLLKEINCWHNLDKMII; translated from the coding sequence ATGAATAAAAAACATAATTCAGAAAAGTATTTTTCTGGACGATACCACTATTACCTATATCTGCTGCTTATGAGATCTGTTACTGCATTTATCTGGATAAGTATGTGTAGTTTATATGCGAACCCTTCTTTAGGACAAAATAAAATACATGTTCGTTTCAAGAACACTCCGCTAACTGAAGTTTTTTCTACTCTAGAAAAACAGACTAATTATGTCTTTTTCTATAATGATGACGTTTTAAAGTCTGCCAATACCATTACTTTGGATAAAGACGCAACTATAGAAGAAATCTTAAACAACGCCTTAAAAAGCAATAATTTAACTTTTGATATTATTGATAAACAAGTTGTTGTAAAAAGAAATAAAAAGAAAGCAGAACAATTAGAATATGACCTAACAGGAAAAGTTAACGATAAAAAGGGTAATCCGCTTATTGGTGTAAACGTAATCTTAAAAGGAAAACAAAGCTGGGATATTACCAGAAAAGAAGGAGAATACAGAATGAGAGTTTCTCCTTATGATACTATTGTTTTCAGTTCTTTAGGTTTTAAAACCGTTACAGTTGCTGTAAACAATAAAAGAGTGATTGACGCCACATTAGTACCTGATGTTATGGAACTTCATTCTGTAGAAATCCCAGTATCAAATGGTTATACTGAAATTCCGAAAGAAAGAGTTACTGGAGCAATTGGAGTAATGACTGCAAAAGAATTGGCAGAAGTTCCAACAGTTGACATTCAGTCAAGATTAGAAGGAAAAATGGCAGGTGTAAATGTCGATCCGAGAACTGGTTCTATCAGTGTTCGAGGAACTAATAATTTTAGCGGAACAGGATCGCCGTTGATAGTTATTGATGGTTTTCCGCAATCTAGAGAAGATTTTGCTTTCTCTAAAAGAGGTGTTCCGGGATCTTCTATTTTAAGTTTTCTTAATCCAGACGACGTAGAAAGCATTACTGTTTTAAAAGATGCTGCTGCAAGTTCTATTTGGGGATCAATGGCTGCAAATGGAGTTATTGTCATTACAACCAAAAAAGGTAAAAAAGGCGAGCCAACAATCAATTTTAACACAACTACAAGCGTTGGAGAAAAAATCGATTTGGAAAAACTTCGCGTTATGAATACTGCTCAATATATTGATTACGAAAAAGATCTTGTAAATGGCGGATTTGTTGCTGACAATATCTCAAACTGGCAAGCGCTTAATCCGAGTGCAGCACAGGACAAAAAAGAGGTGAAATCACTGTTGCTCAAAGAGATCAATTGTTGGCACAACTTGGACAAAATGATAATTTAG